DNA sequence from the Cystobacter ferrugineus genome:
ATGGCGGTGAGCATGCCGGGCAGCACCACGTCCGCGCCGAACCGGGCCTTGCCGGTGACGATGTCCGGCCCGTCGAGCAGCGGCAGCTCCTTGCCCAGGTGGCGCAGCTCGGAGCGGGGCCGCAGCGTGACGTCCTTGCGCGCGGGGACAGGGAGCTTCGCGGCGTCGTTCGCCAGCTCACCGAAGCCGATGGAGCGCTTGCTGGCCGGGTGGAACACGGCATGGTCCTGGGCCACGCAGGTGTTCGCGGGCACGCCCCATCGTCTGGCCGCGACGGTGATGAGCATGGTGCGCGCGGTGGCGCCCACGTAGCGCAGGTCCGTGAAGATCTTGCGCACGCTGCTCGAGCCGTCGGTGTTCTGGTCTCCGTAGGCCTTGTCCCCATCACCCTGGGTGACGCGCACCCGGGCCATGTCGGCGCCCAGCTCGTCCGCGATGAGCACGGGCAGGGAGCTGCGCACGCCCTGGCCCATCTCCGAGCGGTGGCAGACCATCGTCACGAGGCCATCGGGCGCCACGTGCACGTAGACGTTGGGGCGGAAGCCCTGCTCGGGCAGGGGCGGATACGCCGTGGGCATCGGGGGGGCGGCCCATGCGTTCGTGGGCAGCAGCTCGAGCGCCAGCCCGGCGGCGACGAGGCCCACCCCCTCGAGGAAGGACCGGCGCGACAGGCGGATGGGGTTGTCGTCCAGGGTGCGCTCACTCATGGGGAAGACCCGCCGCCTTCTTGATGGCGCAGCGAATGCGCGTGTAGGTGCCACAGCGGCACAGGTTGCCGCTCATCGATTGATCAATCTCGTTGTCCGTGGGCTTGGGCTTCTTCGCGAGCAGGGCCGCCGCGGTCATGATCTGCCCGGACTGGCAGAAGCCGCACTGGGGCACGGCGAGCTCCACCCACGCCTTCTGCAGGGGGTGCGAGCCATCGGCGGACAGGCCCTCGATGGTGGTGACGTGGCGTCCCGCGGCGCGGCTCACCGGGGTGACGCACGCGCGCACGGCCTCGCCGTCCAGGTGCACGACGCACGAGCCGCACAGCGCCTGTCCACAGCCGTACTTGGTGCCCGTCAGTCCGAGCACGTCCCGCAGGGCCCAGAGCAGCGGCATCTCCGGGTCGACCTCGAGCTCGCGCTCGGTTCCGTTCAACTTCAGGTGGATGCTCATGGCCGTGCCTCCTCGTCCGGACACTCGGCGCCGTCCTTCGCCCACGCGGCGATCAGCGCCCCGAATTGTTCTTGCGTCCCGGGGGCGGGAACCCGATCCCCCCCCGGTTTCCACCCCCACCCGACGAGCTCATCGTGCGCGGAGTGCTCGATGATCTCCTCCAGGCTCTTGTTGCCGTTGCGCTGGCGATCCTTGAGCTGCTCGCACAGCGCGCGGGGCGTGACTCCCACCCACGCCATCGAGCGCGGCGCGAGGTGCCACTTGGGGGCACCCGGCACCCGCGCGTGCGCGAGGTTCTTGTCCTGATGGCAGGACGTGCACTCGAGGCCAGGTACTCCCTGGTCCTTGGCACCGCGGAAGACGGGCGGATCATGCGCGAGCCCGTGCTCGCCCTGGGTGG
Encoded proteins:
- a CDS encoding (2Fe-2S)-binding protein produces the protein MSIHLKLNGTERELEVDPEMPLLWALRDVLGLTGTKYGCGQALCGSCVVHLDGEAVRACVTPVSRAAGRHVTTIEGLSADGSHPLQKAWVELAVPQCGFCQSGQIMTAAALLAKKPKPTDNEIDQSMSGNLCRCGTYTRIRCAIKKAAGLPHE
- a CDS encoding Isoquinoline 1-oxidoreductase subunit, whose amino-acid sequence is MMHRPGILTASLGAGALCTVLALACSSGRSGVNASPATQLPPVTAQQLRTPDMFARITSRPERSRALFLEASRVMLHPRCTNCHPAGDTPTQGEHGLAHDPPVFRGAKDQGVPGLECTSCHQDKNLAHARVPGAPKWHLAPRSMAWVGVTPRALCEQLKDRQRNGNKSLEEIIEHSAHDELVGWGWKPGGDRVPAPGTQEQFGALIAAWAKDGAECPDEEARP